The following are encoded in a window of Polyodon spathula isolate WHYD16114869_AA chromosome 48, ASM1765450v1, whole genome shotgun sequence genomic DNA:
- the her8a gene encoding hairy-related 8a: protein MTAFGLENTCDRSCSAKEERKLRKPLIEKKRRERINCSLEQLKGIMVNAYNLDQSKLEKADVLEITVQHMEGLQRAGLTSGKECVEAQQRYSTGYIHCMHEVHNLLLTCQGLDKSAGACLLNHLLKSLPEISSESAPGPPSSLSASPLYHSLPPCVASPSRQPSPLRHYSGSHGLEVGESESVTTPPGSPRGVPSQPGIQPFLSNDRAMWRPW from the exons ATGACGGCGTTCGGTTTGGAAAACACTTGTGATCGAAGCTGCAGCGCGAAGGAGGAGAGAAAG CTAAGGAAGCCCTTGATTGAAAAAAAGCGCCGAGAGCGAATTAACTGCAGCCTGGAGCAGCTCAAAGGGATCATGGTGAACGCGTACAACCTGGAT caatcCAAGCTGGAGAAAGCGGACGTGCTGGAAATCACCGTGCAGCACATGGAGGGACTGCAGCGCGCGGGCCTGACCT ctGGTAAGGAGTGTGTCGAGGCGCAGCAGCGTTACAGCACGGGTTACATCCACTGCATGCACGAGGTGCACAACCTGCTGCTCACCTGCCAGGGACTGGACAAGAGCGCGGGCGCATGCCTTCTTAACCACCTGCTCAAGTCTCTCCCCGAGATCTCGAGCGAGTCAGCGCCGGgacccccctcctccctctccgcTTCACCGCTCTaccacagcctccctccctgcgTAGCGTCTCCCAGCCGCCAGCCCTCTCCGCTCCGCCACTACAGCGGCAGCCACGGCCTGGAAGTCGGTGAGAGCGAATCCGTGACAACGCCGCCGGGCTCGCCGCGGGGCGTCCCGTCGCAACCGGGAATCCAGCCGTTTCTATCCAACGACCGTGCCATGTGGAGACCGTGGTAA
- the LOC121306595 gene encoding F-box/LRR-repeat protein 12-like, which produces MEGAASVSLDYLPENILMEIFSCLSVRDLLRSSRVCKKWRRIVQDKKLWVHVDLSGYSKVSSKVLWLLLRRYLGSGLLSLSLRGQLGSLRKQGLLSPALLRALSQRCPRLRILSLTQEDLKGLGSYQQLPASLRTLKMCRCEIPLLFFQAAPQGSVRTGLEALVLRNVPSFSDSHLKSLASQVSLKTLVLSGTYRVTDQGIRESAESLAQISRLGLHGCGVSEGVLHFICRNMRRLRVLQLSGLPSLTGAGLSCISQLQELETLSLERCCGNGEGEGLLNPEVIVAACRLLPALGTLRLSQRDFGDPDAIGKVREGLPGCLVTSAPLPHPPPL; this is translated from the exons atggaAGGAGCTGCAAGTGTGTCGCTGGATTATCTGCCCGAGAACATTTTAATGGAAATCTTCTCCTGCCTGAGCGTGCGAGACCTCCTTCGATCAAGCAG AGTCTGCAAGAAGTGGCGAAGGATTGTCCAAGACAAGAAGCTGTGGGTGCATGTGGACCTGAGTGGGTACAGCAAG GTCTCCTCCAAGGTGCTCTGGCTTCTGCTCCGCCGGTACCTGGGCAGTGGGCTGCTCTCCTTGAGCCTGCGAGGGCAGCTGGGCTCCCTCAGGAAGCAGGGTCTCCTCTCCCCAGCCCTGCTGCGGGCCCTGAGCCAGCGCTGCCCCAGGCTGCGAATCCTCTCCCTCACCCAGGAGGACCTCAAGGGGCTGGGCAGCTACCAGCAGCTCCCGGCTTCTCTGCGGACCCTGAAGATGTGCCGCTGTGAGATCCCGCTGCTCTTCTTCCAGGCCGCTCCGCAGGGAAGCGTCAGGACGGGGCTGGAGGCTCTCGTCCTGAGGAACGTGCCGTCCTTCAGCGACTCCCACCTCAAGTCCCTTGCCTCCCAG GTCTCTCTGAAGACGCTGGTTCTGTCTGGTACCTACCGCGTGACGGACCAGGGGATCCGGGAGAGCGCCGAGAGCCTGGCCCAGATCTCCCGTCTGGGGCTGCATGGCTGCGGTGTGTCGGAGGGCGTCCTGCATTTCATTTGCCGAAACATGAGGAGGCTGAGGGTCCTGCAGCTCTCGGGTCTCCCCTCACTGACGGGGGCCGGGCTGAGCTGCATCTCCCAGCTCCAGGAGCTCGAGACCCTGAGCTTGGAGCGTTGCTGCGGCAACGGCGAGGGGGAGGGGCTACTGAACCCCGAGGTCATCGTCGCAGCCTGTCGCCTCCTCCCTGCTCTCGGGACCCTCCGCCTGAGCCAGAGAGATTTCGGGGATCCAGACGCAATCGGCAAGGTGAGGGAGGGGCTGCCGGGCTGCCTGGTCACCAgcgcccccctcccccaccccccgccCCTCTGA
- the LOC121306473 gene encoding transcription factor HES-7-like encodes MDLHINMKPTATSDSKRVPKPLMEKRRRDRINRSLETLRVLLLHSAKNEKLRNPKVEKLEILESVVQFLKAELEGGDITRQKSRKRDEEEEAMTTTNNRATSSSQLNYQVGVRTCLLRVSDFIHARSQHLNGMAQSNRDLSQRVGETGVEEAVGPLPRVEPVPAHYLPLSRESTLGQTSGVYTTSQNPGFVRAFEGTPKSDSADPASTHGPHKQATASGVWRPWP; translated from the exons ATGGATTTACACATCAACATGAAGCCAACAGCCACATCGGATTCAAAAAGG GTTCCGAAGCCGCTGATGGAGAAGAGACGGCGGGACCGCATCAACCGCAGCTTGGAGACTTTACGcgtgctgctgctgcacagcgcGAAGAATGAG AAACTCAGAAATCCCAAAGTCGAAAAATTGGAGATTTTGGAGAGCGTGGTCCAGTTTCTGAAAGCCGAATTGGAAGGCGGTGACATCACCAGGCAAAAAAGCCGAAAAAGGGATGAGGAGGAAGAAGCGATGACGACAACGAATAATCGAGCCACGTCGTCCTCCCAACTGAACTACCAGGTTGGGGTGAGGACGTGCCTCCTGCGCGTCAGCGACTTCATCCACGCCAGGAGCCAACACCTGAACGGAATGGCCCAGTCGAACCGGGACCTCTCGCAGCGGGTAGGCGAGACTGGGGTTGAAGAAGCGGTCGGACCTTTGCCCCGCGTGGAACCCGTGCCCGCTCACTATCTGCCCCTGAGCAGGGAAAGCACCCTCGGACAGACCTCCGGTGTTTACACGACGTCACAGAATCCGGGCTTCGTCCGGGCGTTCGAGGGCACCCCCAAATCGGACAGTGCGGACCCCGCATCCACGCATGGGCCGCACAAGCAAGCTACTGCGAGCGGGGTCTGGAGGCCATGGCCGTAA
- the LOC121306472 gene encoding transcription factor HES-7.1-A-like translates to MKLTRVAPIEERKQHKKLLKPLLEKRRRERMNHGLESLRLLLLEIAQMKKLRNPKVEKAEILESAVEFLRRERDCDCALGLVAKDASESQRGYQDGFQECLARAASFLRQSCNKTSETRTETQRCTTPTLAANFSQYMMHHTPMETSEAAEPSGRRLQRLVTGWGTTGVSLTPAASSPPQKQRRNGAARPRIGDKAALAFRHPNAGSCPPITSKIAHSHCNAPWRPWP, encoded by the exons ATGAAATTAACACGAGTTGCCCCGATCGAGGAGAGGAAGCAGCACAAAAAG CTCCTAAAGCCTCTGCTTGAGAAACGGAGGCGGGAGAGAATGAACCACGGTCTGGAGTCTTTGAGACTACTGCTGCTGGAGATCGCGCAGATGAAG AAATTAAGGAACCCCAAAGTGGAGAAAGCGGAGATTCTGGAAAGCGCGGTGGAGTTTCTGCGGAGAGAACGGGACTGCGACTGCGCGCTAGGTCTGGTTGCTAAGGACGCTTCCGAATCCCAACGCGGTTACCAGGACGGCTTCCAAGAGTGCCTCGCTCGGGCTGCCAGTTTCCTGCGGCAATCGTGCAACAAAACATCAGAAACGCGCACCGAGACCCAGCGCTGCACGACACCGACACTGGCAGCCAATTTCTCCCAGTATATGATGCACCACACCCCGATGGAGACCTCGGAGGCTGCTGAGCCGTCCGGACGCCGTCTGCAGCGTTTGGTGACTGGCTGGGGCACTACCGGCGTCTCGCTGACCCCTGCCGCTTCCTCCCCCCCACAAAAACAGCGCAGAAACGGAGCCGCACGCCCACGCATTGGAGACAAAGCAGCGTTGGCCTTCAGACACCCAAACGCGGGCTCCTGTCCGCCTATAACTTCCAAAATCGCCCACAGCCACTGCAATGCACCGTGGAGACCCTGGCCATAG